The nucleotide sequence CATGAGGGCTTGCGGATCGAACCAACGGCCTTGGTACAACAAGCGGCCAAGTTTGCGGCCGTTGTCTCGGTATTGTTCGATTGTGTCTTCGTTGTGAATGCCAGTGACCAAGCGCTCGTAGGCAATAAACAGCAGTGCCAAGCCTGGAGCTTCGTAGATGCCTCGGCTTTTAGCTTCGATGATGCGGTTTTCAATCTGGTCGCTCATGCCCAAGCCGTGGCGTCCTCCAATGCGGTTGGCTTCCAAAATCAGGCTAACCAAGTCGGGGTATTCGACGCCATTGAGCGCCACCGGGCGGCCTTCTTCAAAGCGAACCGTGACTTCTTCTGCCTTGACCTGGACTTCGTCTTTCCAAAATGCCACACCCATGATCGGGTTTACGATTTTGATGCCGCTGTTGAGGTGTTCCAAGTCTTTGGCTTCATGGGTGGCTCCCAACATATTGGAGTCGGTGGAGTACGCTTTTTCAGCGGACATCTTGTAACCAAAGCCTGCTTGGGTCATGAACGCAGACATTTCTGCGCGGCCACCCAGTTCGTCGATGAACAACTGATCTAGCCAGGGTTTGTAGATCTTGAGCGCGGGGTTGGTCAACAAGCCGTAGCGGTAAAAGCGCTCGATGTCGTTGCCTTTGAAGGTGCTGCCATCGCCCCAGATGTTGACATCGTCTTCCTTCATGGCTGCGACCAGCATGGTGCCCGTCACAGCACGGCCCAGCGGCGTGGTGTTGAAGTAAGTCGCACCGCCGGTTGAGATGTGAAACGCACCACTTTGCAGTGCGGCGATGCCTTCTGCGGCCAATTGGCTGCGGCAATCGATCAAACGGGCTTTCTCGGCACCGTATTGCATCGCTTTGCGGGGAATTTCATCATAGTCCGCTTCATCGGGCTGGCCCAAGTTGGCGGTGTACGCATAGGGCAACGCGCCCTTGAGCTTCATCCAGTGCAATGCAGCGCTGGTGTCCAGGCCGCCGGAGAAGGCAATTCCTACTTTTTGGCCTTTTGGTAAATGCTGAAGAATGGTGCTCATGGAAGTCTTTGGTTTAGTGGGTTGGTTGAGTCAGCAAAGCTGCTGCGGTCCGTGCTGGCTGGGCTGAAGATCAGCCGAAATGGCAGATGTAGTGGTACGCCTCGGTCACGCGGATGTCAAACTTGGATTGGCCGGGCACGCTAAAGCGGTGTCCTGCTGCGGAACGCTCCCATGTGTCGCTGCCATCTAGTTTGTACTCGCAGCTTCCTGCCACGCATTCCATGATTTCGGGGGCGCCCGTGTTGAATGTCAAGGTCGCTGGCAACACCACACCCACCGATTTTTTGGTGCCATCGGGAAAGGTGATTCCGTGGCTCACGCACTTTCCGTCGAAATACACGTTGGCTTGGGTGGCGACGGTCACGCCGTCAATGTGGGTAGTGCTCATGGGTGGTGCAAGTGCGAAGTAAGGTTGAACAAAAAAGGCGTCGCGCGAATGGGTGTCATGGCGCGGCCATTGATTTTAGGGCAGCTGCAATGCGAAGCTTTCTGGCTTAAATCCCACGGTAATAGAGCGGTCAGCCCACATAACCACCGGGCGCTTGATAACGCTGGGGGTGGACACCATCACCGCGGCGGCGGTTTGGGCATCTACCACGCTGGCTTGCACGCCGGCATCTAGCTTGCGCCACGTGGTACCTTGGCGGTTGAGCAGCTTTTCCCATCCCACAGCGGCAAGCCACTGTTCCAATTCAGGTGCTGGGACGCCTAGTTTCTTGAAATCATGAAACTCATAGGCGATGCCGTGGTCGGTCAGCCAAGTGCGGGCTTTTTTGACGGTGTCGCAGTTCGGGATGCCAAACACGCGTGCGGGTGAGGTGCTAGAGGAAGAAGTCATGGCGTAATCATGCCAGCACTGGGTCGAATGCCGACAAAACGCCCCAGTCGCAAGGTGCGCGACAATGGCGCCCAGTATGAAAACCCAACCCTCCACATTGAACGAGTGGCTCGCGCACTGCGAGCATTTGCATCCCACCACCATCGACATGGGCTTGGACCGGATACGCGCCGTAGCGCAGCGCATGCAGCTGCGCTTTGATTGCCCGGTGATCACCGTGGCAGGGACCAATGGCAAAGGTTCCACCTGTGCCATGTTGGAATCCATCTTGGGGCAAGCGGGATACCGCACTGGGGTGTTCACCTCGCCGCACTTGGTGCACTTTGAAGAGCGCTTGCGCTTGCTAGGTCAGGCAGTAAACGCTACTGATTTGATAGCGGGCTTTGCAAGCGTGGAGAGCGCCAGGTGCCAAAATGGCCTTGAAATATCGCTGACCTACTTTGAATTCACCACCTTGGCGATTTTGGAGACGATGCGCCATAGCAAGTTGGACGTGGCCATTTTGGAAGTGGGCTTAGGCGGGCGGTTGGACGCGGTCAACATTATTGACGCCGATTGCGCAGTGATCACCAGCATCGACTTGGACCACATGGAGTTGCTGGGCCCTGACCGTGAATCCATCGGCCGCGAGAAAGCCGGCATCATGCGCACGGGCCGCCCGGTGGTCGTGAGCGATCCGCTACCTCCACAGAGCGTGCTGGACCATGCGTTGGAAATTGGCGCTGATCTCTGGCGCGTGGGGCGCGACTTCAATGTGTCTGGGGACAAGCAGCAATGGGGCTGGGCAGGAAGAGGGCGCAGATACAGTGGTCTCGCCTATCCGGCACTGCGAGGAGCCAACCAGCTAGTCAATGCGGCAGGAGTGCTGGCAGCCTTAGCTGCTGTACGGGAGCGTTTGCCGATCACAGCGCAAGCCGTGCGCAGCGGTTTTGCCTTTGTAGAGCTGCCTGGGCGCTTTCAGATCATCCCTGGGCAGCCCACTTTGGTGCTGGATGTGGCGCACAACCCCCATTCCGTGGCCGCCTTGGCTGCCAATTTAGATGCCATGGGCTACTTTCCCACCACGCACGCCGTGTTTGGCGCCATGGCCGATAAAGACTTGGCGCCCATGTTGGCCAAGGTCAATCCACTGATAGACCGCTGGTACTTTACCGACTTGCCCACGGGCCGAGCCGCCACGGCGCAAAGCTTGATGGCCCAGTGGCAGGCACAAAACACCCGTAAAGACGCCAGTGGTGCATGTTTCGAGAGCCCGGCGGCAGCATTGCAGGCCGCCATTGCCGCGGCAGACCCCACTGATAGAATCGTCGTTTTCGGGTCCTTCTACACCGTTGGAGGTGTTTTGCAAGAGGGCATCCCCCGGCTGCACGCAAAACATCTGAACTCCTGAGTCACCCAGTCATGGCCTTTTTTAAGTTTCGCAATGGTGGCGATGAGCAAGCGTCCCCCCCTCCCACGACTGAAAGCGTAGAGGCCATGCGCAAGCGGGCTCGGCACCGTTTGATTGGAGCCGCCGTGCTCGTGCTGGCTGGGGTCTTGGGTTTTCCTCTGCTGTTTGACAACCAACCGCGTCCCATGGCGGTGGATATTCCGATCGAAATTCCTGACAAGGCCAAGGTAAAGCCGCTCGCGGTGACCCCTCCGGCGGCAGCCACACCTGTCAGCTCAGGCAGCGTGGAAACAGTGGTTACCGCTGCTCCGGTTGTGCCGGCAAGCAAGGCGACCGACAAACCCAGTGAGAAGCCGCCAGAAAAAACGCCAGTTGTCGCTGATACCAAGCCATCTGCGCCCCCCGTGGACCCCAAACCAACGGCCCCCGCAGCTGCCCCCGCCAGTAAACCAGCAGATGCTGGCTTACCTCGGGTGGACGACGGCGCTAAAGCCCGTGCCCTGCTAGAGGGTAAAGAACCTGAGAAGAAGACCGAGGATGTGCTAGGTCGGTTCGTGGTGCAAGTCGGCGCGTACTCTGATGTGCTCAAGGCCCGCGAGGCCCGCGTGAAGCTTGAGAAAGCGGGCCTCAAGACCTATACCCAAGTGGTAGAACCTAAGGAAGGCAAGCGGATTCGTGTGCGTGTGGGCCCGTTCGAGTCCAAAGCGGAGGCTGAAAAAGCAGCGGAAAAGATCAAGAAGCTGGATCTGCCTGCTTCTGTTTTGGAGCTGTAAGGGCCGCGTGGGATGCCAACCTTAGATTGGGTGTTTGTTGGGATTCTGTGCGGCTCCATGCTGGTCGGGGCTTGGCGTGGGCTGGTTTATGAAGTTCTTTCGGTGCTCAGCTGGCTTGCTGCTTTTGTCTTGGCGCAATGGTTTGCCCCGCTTGCAGCAACATGGTTACCACTTTCCGGCGCGGCTGAGCCGGTGCGCTATGCCGCTGGCTTTGTGCTTGTGTTTGTGGTCTCTATATTTGTGGGCAGTTTTCTCGCTTTTTTGATTAAGAAACTGGTGTCAGCTATCGGTTTACGGCCTGCAGACCGCTTGTTAGGCGCAGGTTTTGGCTTGGTGCGCGGGGTCGTCTTGTTACTGGCGGTTACCGTGGTGGTCGGTATGACGCCTTTGAAAAGTGGGCAGTGGTGGCAAGAAGCCTTGGGCCCGAGGGTGGCGCAGACTGTGCTGTCCGTACTAAAGCCAGTACTGCCAGAAGATTTTGGAAAATACTTACCTTGAATGGGTGAAAACTTATGTGTGGAATCGTTGGTGTAGTTAGTAAAACCCCCGTCAACCAGCTGATCTACGACGCTTTGCTTTTGTTGCAGCATCGCGGCCAAGACGCTTCCGGCATCGTGACGCAGCAAGAACGCAAGTTCTTCATGCACAAGGCCAAGGGCATGGTGAAAGATGTGTTTCGCACGCGCGATATGCGCTCCTTGCCTGGCAACTGCGGCTTGGGGCAAGTGCGTTATCCCACGGCTGGCAATGCCTTTAGCGAAGAAGAGGCACAACCCTTCTACGTGAATGCACCGTTTGGCATTGTCTTGGTGCATAACGGAAACTTGACCAATGCCAAGGCGCTGAAGAGTGAGTTGTTCTCCGCCGACCATCGCCACATCAACACCGAGAGTGATTCCGAGGTTTTGCTCAACGTGCTCGCCCACGAAATCGAAAAAACCACGCGTGGCTTACCTTTGCAGGCCGCTGACTTGTTTGCGGCGGTGGGCAATGTTCATAAACGCGTCAAGGGCTCTTACGCTGTGATTGCCTTGATTGCCGGGCACGGCATGCTGGCGTTTCGTGATCCCTTTGGCATTCGCCCACTGTGCATGGGCCGCAACGAAGAGAGCGTAGTGTTGGCCAGCGAGTCTGTCGCACTGGAAGGTACGTCGCATCAGTTTGAACGCAATATCGAGCCTGGTGAGGCAGTGTTCATTGACTTGGAAGGGCACGTGCATTCGCATCAGTGCGCCCAAGCGCCAAAGCTGAATCCGTGCATTTTCGAGTACGTGTACTTGGCGCGTCCTGACTCGGTAATGGATGGCATCTCTGTCTACCAAGCGCGTTTGAACTTGGGCGAGTCTTTGGCCAAGCGCGTGATCTCGACCGTGCCACCCAACGAAATCGATGTGGTGATCCCCATTCCAGAGTCCAGCCGTCCGAGTGCTGCGCAACTTGCCCAGTTGCTGGGCTTGCCCTACCGTGAAGGCTTTGTGAAAAACCGCTACGTAGGTCGAACCTTCATCATGCCTGGTCAAGCGGTACGCAAAAAGTCTGTGCGCCAAAAGCTCAACGTCATTGCCAGCGAATTCAAGGGCCGCAATGTGTTGTTGGTCGATGATTCCATTGTGCGCGGCACCACGAGCCGCGAAATTGTGCAAATGGCCCGTGATGCAGGAGCCCGCAAGGTCTATCTCGCGAGCGCCGCACCTCCTGTTCGCTACCCTAACGTGTATGGCATTGATATGCCGACCAGTGATGAACTGGTTGCGCATAACCGGACCGTGGAGCAGATTCGCGAAATCATTGGCTGTGATGCCTTGATTTACCAAGACGTGGATGGCATGAAAAAAGCCATAGGTACGCTCAATGCCAAGATTGCCGGATTCGACGCCTCTTGTTTTGATGGGGTGTATGTCACCGGTGACATTACCGCTGACGACATCGCTCGACTCAGCGCAAGCCGGGTAGGTGGCGACGAGAGCCAAGAAGACCGCTCGCGCCTAGCCTTGCCAAATAGCGCAGATTAATGGACACATCTCAATGACGATTGAAAACTTAAAGCCGGAAGAGGCTCGCACCCTGCACCGAGACACGTTGGCTGTGCGTCTCGCTATGGAGCCTAGCCAATACGGCGAGAACTCTGAAGCACTGTTTTTGACCAGTGGCTATGTGCAGAGCAGTGCAGCGTCTTCCGCTGCGCGGTTCGCGATGGAAGAAGAGGGATTCACCTACTCACGCGTTGGCAACCCTACGGTGTCGAGTATGGAGATGCGACTCGCCGCGCTGGAAGGTACACAAGCAGCGGTTGCCACTTCTACCGGCATGGCCGCCATTTTGTTATTGGGCATGGGGCTTTTGCGTGCCGGTGACCATGTGGTGTGTTCACGGTCGGTGTTTGGTTCGGTCATCCCATTGTTTAGCCGTGAGTTTGCGAAGTTTGGTGTTGAAACCACGTTTGTGGCTCAAACCGATGTGGCCGCCTGGAAGGCTGCCGTACAGCCCAATACCAAGTTACTGTTTGCCGAAACACCTACGAACCCCTTGACCGAAGTCTGCGATATCCAGGCGCTGGCGGATATTGCCCATGGGGCAGGGGCTTTCTTAGCCGTTGACAACTGTTTTGCCACACCCGTATTGCAACGGCCTGTGGAGTTAGGCGCTGACTTCATCATCCATTCCGGCACCAAGTTTTTGGATGGGCAAGGGCGCGTAATGGCGGGTGCGATTTGTTGCACCCAAAAGCACCGTGACGAAGTGTTCTTGCCGATCCTGCGGACAGCGGGCATGGTGTTGGCTCCGTTCAATGCATGGGTCATTCTTAAAGGGATGGAAACTTTGGCGCTGCGGGTTAAGGCCCAGTCAGAGAATGCACTTGCGCTCGCCAAATGGCTGGAGGCGCAACCCCAGGTGGCTCGGGTGTTTTATCCGGGCTTGGCATCCCATCCTCAGCACGCTTTGGCCATGCGCCAGCAAGGCGGCTGTGGCGGTTCCGTGCTCTCATTTGAGGTGCGCGCGAGCGACCCCGAACAAGCGCGTAAGCGCGCTTTTCATGTGCTCGATAGCATGCAATTGCTCTCGCTGTGCACAAACCTGGGTGACACCAAGACCTTGCTTTCTCACCCAGCAAGCACCTCGCACGGACGCCTAAGTGAGGACCAACGCCTAGCCGCTGGAATTAGTCAAGGCTTAATCCGCGTCTCGGTAGGCCTAGAAAACATTCACGACATTAGCGCGGACCTGTCGCGCGGACTCAACACACTTTGACATGACAAAAACTCGTACCCGCTTTGCACCATCGCCAACAGGTTTTATTCACCTTGGCAACATCCGATCGGCTTTGTACCCATGGGCGTTCGCCCGCGCGACAGGTGGCGACTTCATTCTTCGTATTGAAGATACCGATGTGGAGCGTTCCTCTCAGGCGGCGGTAGACGTCATCATTGAAGGCATGGCTTGGCTTGGTTTAAGCCACGACGAAGGCCCGTTCTACCAAATGCAGCGCATGGAGCGCTACAAGGAAGTATTGGCTGACATGCTGACCAAAGGCTTGGTTTACCCCTGCTATATGAGTGTTGCCGACCTAGACGCTCTACGCGAGCGCCAAATGGCCGCCAAAGAAAAGCCACGCTATGACGGCACTTGGCGCCCCGAACCCGGCAAGACTTTGCCACCTGTACCCGAAGGCGTGCAACCTGTGTTGCGCTTCAAGAATCCACCGACTGGTTCTGTGGTGTGGGAAGACAAAGTCAAAGGCCGCGTAGAAATCAGCAACGATGAGTTAGATGATTTGGTGATTGCACGCCCAGCACCTGCAGGTGAGTTGGTAGGTACGCCCACCTACAATTTCTGCGTGGTGGTCGACGACATGGATATGGAGATCACTCACGTCATTCGCGGGGATGACCATGTCAACAACACCCCGCGTCAAATCAACATCTTCTATGCCTTGGGCAAAACACCTCCGGTGTACGCCCACTTGCCTACCGTCTTGAATGAGCAAGGCGAGAAGATGAGCAAACGCAATGGCGCTAAACCTGTCACCGCCTACGCAGCAGAAGGCTACTTGCCCGACGCCATGGTGAATTACTTGGCACGCTTGGGCTGGAGCCACGGCGATGACGAGATTTTTAGCCGCGCCCAATTTCTGGAGTGGTTCAATTTAGACCACCTCGGACGTAGTGCCGCCCAGTTCGATGAAGCCAAGCTGCGTTGGGTCAATGCCCAGCATTTGAAAGCGCTTGATGGCGCAACGCTAGCGCCTTTGGTCAACGCGCACTTGCAGCAAAAAGGAATCGAATCTGACGGGCGCTTGGCGCGCCTGTGTGATTTGCTCAAAGACCGTTGCGACACGACGGTGGCGTTGGCGGATTGGGTGGCACGGTTCTACGCAGATGTTTCGCCTAGCGCGGACGATATTGCGTTGCATGTCACAGACGCGGTCAAACCTGCGTTGGCGCTATTGGGTGAGAAGCTCAAAACTTGTGCGTGGGACAAAGCCAGCATCAACGCCACTATTAAGGAAGTACTGGCTGCCCACGGCTTGAAGATGCCTCAGCTGGCAATGCCTGTACGCGTGTTGTTGTTGGGTACCGCACAGACTCCATCCTTGGATGCCGTGCTTGAATTGTTCGATCGTGAAAAAGTTTTTGAAAGATTTGCCAAAGTCTGATTTTTGACGCTATAATTTGAGTCTTGGAAACGCAGCATGTTATTAAAAACAACTTGCTAAGTTAAGGGGGTATAGCTCAGCTGGGAGAGCGCTTGCATGGCATGCAAGAGGTCAGCAGTTCGATCCTGCTTATCTCCACCAACGTTTTCAAACGGATTAGTCCAAGGTTTTGACCCCATCGTCTAGAGGCCTAGGACATCACCCTTTCACGGTGAGTACCGGGGTTCGAATCCCCGTGGGGTCGCCAAGTTTGCTGAAAAGCATACGAGGTGCAAGTTGGTAACAGCTGAGTAAAATCAGCGACTTGGCTCGAAAGAGTAAATGTTGCCACTACCAGGAGTGGTAGTTCAGTTGGTTAGAATACCGGCCTGTCACGCCGGGGGTCGCGGGTTCGAGTCCCGTCCACTCCGCCAAATTAGGTAAAGCCGCTACAGACGTAAGTTTGTAGCGGCTTTTTCTTTTTCTGCTTTGGTCCGGCACTTGGGACAAGCATGTCCGACGTTCTATTTCACAACTTCCTGCAGTGCGGGGGGCGTTTCGTTTCCATTAGTCTTTAGCTTGCGCGGTGCTTGTTTGTCTGTTTAACAAGCCAGTCGATAGTGCTGTTCCCACCACAATCACGATCCCGGATAGTGCCATTTGGGAGGTGAGGGTTTCACCCAGCAGGGTTACTCCATACAGGATGGCGAAGACAGGAATGGCAAATGTGACTGATAGCGCCCGTGCTGGGCCTGCCCGCTCAATAATTCGAAAATACAACATGTAGGCAAGTCCTGAGCACAGCACACCGAGTGCGACCGCCGCCAACCAAGCGCGAGCGCTAACTGCTTGCTCTGGCCACAGGTAGATAGAGATGGGTAACAGCAAAAGGGCTGCGCCAAACTGACTACCCGTGGCTGATACCAAGGATGGAACCCCATTGAGGTAAACCTTGCTGGCGCTGGCGGCTAGCCCATAGCAAATGCAGGCCACCAAGCAGGCAAGCACCGCCAAGGCGCTGGAGTGACCAGAGGCATTCGGTTGAAAACTCACTTTGTCCCATGCTAGCAGCGCTACTCCGCAAAAACCAATCAGTAAGCCCACTATGCGCGTTCCATTGGGCCTATCTTTTAGCCAGAGCCAGGCCACAATCGCACCAAAGAGCGGGACGGTCGCGTTCAACAAGGACGACAACCCTGTTGAGATTGACAGCGATGCATAGGTGAAGCAGGCAAAAGGAATTGCTGAATTCACGACGCCGATGGCAAACGTTTGTCTCCAATGGGATAGCAGGTTTCTGCCTTGGCCTCGTGCGAGCAATATGGGTGCTAGGAAGATAGCACCCACGCTAACGCGCACTCCTGCAGCGGGTAATGCTCCAAATTCGATAGCGGCGATGTGCATGAACATGAACGACGAGCCCCAAATAGCGGCAAGCAGGACAAAGTCCAGAATCCATTGCTTAGTTTGGGAGGTGTTGGGCATCGTAGTTGTAGTTCATTTCACGGTTTGCGCAGGTGCTGAGTTCCTAGCTATTGGTGACGCATAGCCACCTGTGGGGTGTCCGTTTCTGGATAGTTACTGCTTCAAGGCGTCTTCGTGCAGTAAGAGTTCGCGCTTACGGTCTAGACCACCCGCATAGCCGGTGAGGCTCCCGTCGCTGCCAAGCACCCTATGGCACGGCACCAAAATGCTGAATGGATTTCGGCCGACTGCGGAGGCCACAGCTCGAACGGCCAAAGGCTTGCCAATGCCTTGGCTTAACTTCCTGTAACTCACGGTCGTACCAGAAGGAATGGATAACAGTGCGCGCCACACTTGCTGCTGAAACGCTGTACCGAGATCTAGTTGAAGTGGCAGATCAAATCTTGACCTCGCTCCCCCAAAGTACTCATCCAGTTGCTCGGCACACGCTTGCAAAATCGGATCGCTGCTCGATGTCGGCCAAGCACCGGGGTCAGGTTGGTGTTTTTGTCCGTCAAACCAAACACCCACCAATTGGCTATTTGATGCAGCCAATGTCATCGAGCCCAGGCGGCTGTGGTACCGGCTACGTAGGGTGTTGGGAGAGTGCTTCATCGTATTGTCTCGAAAGTACTTGTAGAAATTGCGCAGGATGCTATGCGTTGCATAGCAAGCGATGTCATAGCGTGCGCTCCACAGTGCTGTTGCCCAGCGCTGCCCACGCCCGCACGACTGCGTAGCTGCGCCATGGCCGCCACTTCTGCGAAGCCAATTCGGCTGCAACCGCAGGATTCTTGACTTGCCGCACACCAAGCGACGATTGCAGGGCGACGTCACCAGCGGGAAACGCGTCAGGCCAACGAAGCGCTCGCATGGCAATGTAGTTGGCGGTCCACGGGCCTATGCCCGGCAAAGCCTCCAGTTGGGCCATGGTGCTGGATACGTCAGCGCCAGCGCGAAGCTGGAGCCGGTTGTCGCTAACAGCTTGTGCCAAACCAAGAATCGCTGTCTGGCGTTGACGCACGATACCCAGTTCACCGAGCGCGCCACCGTCGGCGTGTGCCAACAC is from Rhodoferax aquaticus and encodes:
- the argG gene encoding argininosuccinate synthase, whose protein sequence is MSTILQHLPKGQKVGIAFSGGLDTSAALHWMKLKGALPYAYTANLGQPDEADYDEIPRKAMQYGAEKARLIDCRSQLAAEGIAALQSGAFHISTGGATYFNTTPLGRAVTGTMLVAAMKEDDVNIWGDGSTFKGNDIERFYRYGLLTNPALKIYKPWLDQLFIDELGGRAEMSAFMTQAGFGYKMSAEKAYSTDSNMLGATHEAKDLEHLNSGIKIVNPIMGVAFWKDEVQVKAEEVTVRFEEGRPVALNGVEYPDLVSLILEANRIGGRHGLGMSDQIENRIIEAKSRGIYEAPGLALLFIAYERLVTGIHNEDTIEQYRDNGRKLGRLLYQGRWFDPQALMLRETAQRWVASAITGEVTLELRRGNDYSLLNTESPNLTYAPERLSMEKVEDAPFSPLDRIGQLTMRNLDIVDTRAKLGVYANTGLLANSMGSELLRLTAKKP
- a CDS encoding pyrimidine/purine nucleoside phosphorylase, with protein sequence MSTTHIDGVTVATQANVYFDGKCVSHGITFPDGTKKSVGVVLPATLTFNTGAPEIMECVAGSCEYKLDGSDTWERSAAGHRFSVPGQSKFDIRVTEAYHYICHFG
- a CDS encoding ArsC family reductase, with product MTSSSSTSPARVFGIPNCDTVKKARTWLTDHGIAYEFHDFKKLGVPAPELEQWLAAVGWEKLLNRQGTTWRKLDAGVQASVVDAQTAAAVMVSTPSVIKRPVVMWADRSITVGFKPESFALQLP
- the folC gene encoding bifunctional tetrahydrofolate synthase/dihydrofolate synthase, with product MKTQPSTLNEWLAHCEHLHPTTIDMGLDRIRAVAQRMQLRFDCPVITVAGTNGKGSTCAMLESILGQAGYRTGVFTSPHLVHFEERLRLLGQAVNATDLIAGFASVESARCQNGLEISLTYFEFTTLAILETMRHSKLDVAILEVGLGGRLDAVNIIDADCAVITSIDLDHMELLGPDRESIGREKAGIMRTGRPVVVSDPLPPQSVLDHALEIGADLWRVGRDFNVSGDKQQWGWAGRGRRYSGLAYPALRGANQLVNAAGVLAALAAVRERLPITAQAVRSGFAFVELPGRFQIIPGQPTLVLDVAHNPHSVAALAANLDAMGYFPTTHAVFGAMADKDLAPMLAKVNPLIDRWYFTDLPTGRAATAQSLMAQWQAQNTRKDASGACFESPAAALQAAIAAADPTDRIVVFGSFYTVGGVLQEGIPRLHAKHLNS
- a CDS encoding SPOR domain-containing protein translates to MAFFKFRNGGDEQASPPPTTESVEAMRKRARHRLIGAAVLVLAGVLGFPLLFDNQPRPMAVDIPIEIPDKAKVKPLAVTPPAAATPVSSGSVETVVTAAPVVPASKATDKPSEKPPEKTPVVADTKPSAPPVDPKPTAPAAAPASKPADAGLPRVDDGAKARALLEGKEPEKKTEDVLGRFVVQVGAYSDVLKAREARVKLEKAGLKTYTQVVEPKEGKRIRVRVGPFESKAEAEKAAEKIKKLDLPASVLEL
- a CDS encoding CvpA family protein — encoded protein: MPTLDWVFVGILCGSMLVGAWRGLVYEVLSVLSWLAAFVLAQWFAPLAATWLPLSGAAEPVRYAAGFVLVFVVSIFVGSFLAFLIKKLVSAIGLRPADRLLGAGFGLVRGVVLLLAVTVVVGMTPLKSGQWWQEALGPRVAQTVLSVLKPVLPEDFGKYLP
- the purF gene encoding amidophosphoribosyltransferase codes for the protein MCGIVGVVSKTPVNQLIYDALLLLQHRGQDASGIVTQQERKFFMHKAKGMVKDVFRTRDMRSLPGNCGLGQVRYPTAGNAFSEEEAQPFYVNAPFGIVLVHNGNLTNAKALKSELFSADHRHINTESDSEVLLNVLAHEIEKTTRGLPLQAADLFAAVGNVHKRVKGSYAVIALIAGHGMLAFRDPFGIRPLCMGRNEESVVLASESVALEGTSHQFERNIEPGEAVFIDLEGHVHSHQCAQAPKLNPCIFEYVYLARPDSVMDGISVYQARLNLGESLAKRVISTVPPNEIDVVIPIPESSRPSAAQLAQLLGLPYREGFVKNRYVGRTFIMPGQAVRKKSVRQKLNVIASEFKGRNVLLVDDSIVRGTTSREIVQMARDAGARKVYLASAAPPVRYPNVYGIDMPTSDELVAHNRTVEQIREIIGCDALIYQDVDGMKKAIGTLNAKIAGFDASCFDGVYVTGDITADDIARLSASRVGGDESQEDRSRLALPNSAD
- a CDS encoding O-succinylhomoserine sulfhydrylase, with the protein product MTIENLKPEEARTLHRDTLAVRLAMEPSQYGENSEALFLTSGYVQSSAASSAARFAMEEEGFTYSRVGNPTVSSMEMRLAALEGTQAAVATSTGMAAILLLGMGLLRAGDHVVCSRSVFGSVIPLFSREFAKFGVETTFVAQTDVAAWKAAVQPNTKLLFAETPTNPLTEVCDIQALADIAHGAGAFLAVDNCFATPVLQRPVELGADFIIHSGTKFLDGQGRVMAGAICCTQKHRDEVFLPILRTAGMVLAPFNAWVILKGMETLALRVKAQSENALALAKWLEAQPQVARVFYPGLASHPQHALAMRQQGGCGGSVLSFEVRASDPEQARKRAFHVLDSMQLLSLCTNLGDTKTLLSHPASTSHGRLSEDQRLAAGISQGLIRVSVGLENIHDISADLSRGLNTL
- the gltX gene encoding glutamate--tRNA ligase, which translates into the protein MTKTRTRFAPSPTGFIHLGNIRSALYPWAFARATGGDFILRIEDTDVERSSQAAVDVIIEGMAWLGLSHDEGPFYQMQRMERYKEVLADMLTKGLVYPCYMSVADLDALRERQMAAKEKPRYDGTWRPEPGKTLPPVPEGVQPVLRFKNPPTGSVVWEDKVKGRVEISNDELDDLVIARPAPAGELVGTPTYNFCVVVDDMDMEITHVIRGDDHVNNTPRQINIFYALGKTPPVYAHLPTVLNEQGEKMSKRNGAKPVTAYAAEGYLPDAMVNYLARLGWSHGDDEIFSRAQFLEWFNLDHLGRSAAQFDEAKLRWVNAQHLKALDGATLAPLVNAHLQQKGIESDGRLARLCDLLKDRCDTTVALADWVARFYADVSPSADDIALHVTDAVKPALALLGEKLKTCAWDKASINATIKEVLAAHGLKMPQLAMPVRVLLLGTAQTPSLDAVLELFDREKVFERFAKV
- a CDS encoding DMT family transporter; amino-acid sequence: MSFQPNASGHSSALAVLACLVACICYGLAASASKVYLNGVPSLVSATGSQFGAALLLLPISIYLWPEQAVSARAWLAAVALGVLCSGLAYMLYFRIIERAGPARALSVTFAIPVFAILYGVTLLGETLTSQMALSGIVIVVGTALSTGLLNRQTSTAQAKD
- a CDS encoding methylated-DNA--[protein]-cysteine S-methyltransferase; this translates as MKHSPNTLRSRYHSRLGSMTLAASNSQLVGVWFDGQKHQPDPGAWPTSSSDPILQACAEQLDEYFGGARSRFDLPLQLDLGTAFQQQVWRALLSIPSGTTVSYRKLSQGIGKPLAVRAVASAVGRNPFSILVPCHRVLGSDGSLTGYAGGLDRKRELLLHEDALKQ